In Salmo salar chromosome ssa15, Ssal_v3.1, whole genome shotgun sequence, one genomic interval encodes:
- the LOC106572339 gene encoding high mobility group protein HMG-I/HMG-Y isoform X1 translates to MSDKGTISTKEGAEKRGRGRPRKQPPVKSGSDEPSGSPTPKRPRGRPKGSKNKTVTKGKKTPAASTAGMKRRGRPKKEEKEEQTAKESSSEEGEEEEDQ, encoded by the exons ATGAGTGATAAGGGCACCATCTCAACAAAAGAGGGAGCAGAGAAGAGGGGACGTGGAAGGCCAAGGAAACAGCCACCGGTGAAAAGTGGTTCTGAT GAACCCAGTGGGTCCCCTACCCCAAAGAGGCCCAGGGGAAGGCCAAAAGGCAGCAAGAACAAGACTGTCACCAAGGGCAAG AAGACACCAGCAGCCTCAACTGCAGGGATGAAACGCAGGGGAAGACCTAAGAAGGAG GAAAAGGAGGAACAGACAGCGAAGGAATCATCAtctgaagaaggagaggaggaggaagaccagtaA
- the LOC106572343 gene encoding small integral membrane protein 29, which produces MNSTTQPPAPIDRDVAVSSVLVPFFLITFIGIAAAVVLYVRKKRRIDRLRHQLLPVYTYDPSEELHEVEQEMLWKEEDTKVVKGWARSYQQQRPLLMKDTHA; this is translated from the exons ATGAACAGCACTACTCAGCCCCCTGCCCCCATAGACAGGGATGTGGCAGTCAGCTccgtgttggtaccattcttccTGATCACCTTCATCGGGATAGCAGCAGCTGTG GTGCTGTATGTGCGCAAGAAGAGAAG AATTGACAGGCTCCGGCACCAGTTGCTTCCAGTCTATACTTACGACCCCTCTGaagaattacatgaagttgaacAGGAAATGCTGTGGAAAGAGGAAGATACTAAG GTGGTGAAGGGTTGGGCACGATCATACCAGCAGCAACGTCCCCTGTTGATGAAAGATACCCACGCATGA
- the LOC106572339 gene encoding high mobility group protein HMG-I/HMG-Y isoform X2, protein MSDKGTISTKEGAEKRGRGRPRKQPPVKSGSDEPSGSPTPKRPRGRPKGSKNKTVTKGKKTPAASTAGMKRRGRPKKEIVLMRN, encoded by the exons ATGAGTGATAAGGGCACCATCTCAACAAAAGAGGGAGCAGAGAAGAGGGGACGTGGAAGGCCAAGGAAACAGCCACCGGTGAAAAGTGGTTCTGAT GAACCCAGTGGGTCCCCTACCCCAAAGAGGCCCAGGGGAAGGCCAAAAGGCAGCAAGAACAAGACTGTCACCAAGGGCAAG AAGACACCAGCAGCCTCAACTGCAGGGATGAAACGCAGGGGAAGACCTAAGAAGGAG ATAGTTCTGATGAGGAATTGA